The region GAAAAGCTAAAATCGCCTCCTGAGCCTCTCTGAAGTGGCGAAAAGCGCGCTTACGCAGTCGCTATCAGTCCTCCCTCAGGCCACACAACGAGGTCCCGCAAACCGAACCGCCCAGACGAGCGAAGGTTTGCTGCCGATGGGATACGCAGGCACGACACCCTGGCGCGACGCACGCGGCCGCGGGCGAGACTTCAGGGCGCCAGAAGATTCGGGGGCGTTGCGGCCGTCGCGTCGACGCAGAGCAGGGTGCCCGATGGCTCATTCAAGCCGCAGTGTGAGTGGCGATGGCAAGCACCATCTCGTCAATGTCCCTGTCATGGATCTCGTGGCCTCCTCCTTCGACCCGGTGCAGGCGCGCATTCGAGGCAACCCGGGTAAAAGCTTCCCCGTGCTCAATCGGAAATAGCGGATCGGCGGTGCCGTGGATCACGAGCACCGGAACCTCGATCCGGGACGCATGCAGCGTGGCGCCCTGCTCTTCACCAAAAAGCATGAAATGGTTGGTCGCGCTGGCGAAGGACGGTGCCCGGGCCATGTCGCGCGCGATCAGAGCGCTTGCCGCCTCGGCATCGTGGGGATGCCTGGTGCCGGCCAGTATGGCCACATCGCGGAGCAGGAAGTCGGCGATCGCTCCCAGATCCGACCAGTCGACCCCTTCGGCGGCCGCTGAGTGCACCTGATAGGCCTCGCTCGACGACGGCAGGCCACTGACCCCGAGCGGCGAAGTGCTGATGAGTGTGATCGTGCGCACGCGTTCGCGATGGCGCAACGCCGCCTCCTGAGCGAGCATGCCGCCCATCGACATGCCGACCAGATGTGCCGATGCCAGTCCGTAACCGTCGAGAATGGCGATGGCATCGTCTGTCAGGTCGCTGGAGGAATAGCCGGGCTGTCCTTGGGGGTAATGCGTCGAATGGCCGGTGTCGCGCTGGTCGTATCGAATGACGTAGCGCTTTTGGGCCGCCAGTTCCTCACAGAATCTGTCGGGCCACCACAGCATGGAGGCCATCATACCCATGATCAGCAGCACGGGCGGGTGCGACGGGTCGCCGAAGGCCTGGGTCTGGAGCACCGCGCCCGCGGCCTCAACAATCCTTGCGGTGTCGGGAGATGATTCGGTCCATACCATGGCCTGACCCTTCCGATTGCAATTTGAAATCAGATTTTTCTTGCATATCTGATCCTGTTATGCAACCAGTTTGTCTGGAGAAACGAAATGCTCGACAATCGCTCAGGCTGCCCCATCAATCTGACTATGGAAGCCATCGGAGACCGCTGGAGCCTCATTGTTCTGCGCGACGTCATGTTCGGCAATCGCCATCATTTTCGGGAACTGCTTGAGAACTCGATGGAAGGCATCGCCTCCAATATTTTGGCCGCTCGCCTCAAACGGCTCGTCGAAGTCGGCTTGCTAAGCCGTAGCGACGATCCAAGCCACAAGCAGAAGGTGATCTATTCACTGACCGAGTCGGCGATCCAGCTGGTTCCGGTCATGGCCACAATCGGCGCATGGGGATGCCGGCATCTGCCGGCGACCCGGGAGCTCAGCGTTCGGGCGCAATTGCTGGAAGAGGGCGGGCCGGAATTATGGGAAGAATTCATGGACGAACTGCGCGTCCTGCATCTCGGAGCTTCGCCCAAGAGCAGTTCTTCGGTGCTGCAAAAACTGACCGAGGCCTATAAGGCGGCCGCAATTGCGACGAAGGACGAGCTCTCGTCGACTCGCCAGCACAAGACCGGTGATGGTGGAGATGTTGAATCGCGCTGACTTCTACGACGCAGAATTAAGGCGGCATAACCGGCACTTGCGGGCCGCAACCCGTGCCGGGATTGGTGATCGAGTGCTCGATGTCGGCTGCGGCGCGGGACAGACGACTCGAGAGGTTGCCCGCACCGCGGCGGAGGGAAGCGTTCTTGGCGTGGATATTTCGGCCGAGATGCTTGAGATTGCGCGTCGGCGTTCCGACGAAGAGGGTTTGCGGAATGTTGTGTTTGAGCAGGGTGACGCACAGCCCCATGCATTTCCGGCAACCAGTTTCGACCTCTGTATCAGCAGGTTCGGCGTGATGTTTTTCAAGGATGCCCCAGCCGCATTTGCCAATATCGGCCGGGCGATGCGTGCCGGTGGCCGCCTTGTATGGATGGTATGGCAGAGCCAGGACCGCAATGTGTGGTCTACGGCGATCCGGCAAGCCCTGGTCCCGAAAGCTGCGGCCTCCGTCGATGTCGCCGCGCCATTCTCGCTCGGCGATCCCGACACCGCCGCGGAACTTCTGAACGCAGCTGGCTTTACCTCGATCGAGTTTGCCGACGTGCGCGAGCCGGTCTTCTACGGGCCGGACGTCGATACGGCGTTTGACGCACTCATTAGCCTTTATCTTGTCAAGGACGCGCTCGCCCGCACCGGTGAGCCGCCCGAAAAGGCATTGCGGCGGCTGCGCGATTTACTGGAGGCGCATGTGACCACGGAGGGCGTGTTTTTTGATTCGCGCGCGTGGATTATCACCGCACATAGAAGGCGGAGCGGTTGACAGACTGTCGGACGCTGCCGGAGAAATGCGCCAAGCACCCTCAAGCGTCCTTTCATCGGCGGCGGAGTGCGCGCAATCCCCAGAGGATTTGGCCGAAATCATCCCGAAGCCTGCAGCCGGGAACCGGGACTGCTATTCTTTTGCGGTGATTCCCATCAGGCAGAGTTGATATGGCCACTCAAACCGCTCCAAACCCCGTCCGGGAGAAGCTGCTCAAGGGCTTGTCCTATCAGAAATCCGGCGAGTTCGAGAAAGCGCAGCGGCAATACAAGCAAGTGCTGAAGAAAGCACCCCACAACGCAGACGCCCTGCACCTGTTGGGAGTGACCTACCGGCAGCTCGGGTTCCCGAAGCGGGCCATCGAATATATTCAAAAGGCGATCGGCACGGATCCCAACCAGGCGCCCTTTTACGCCAACCTGGCCCGGGCAATGATGGACCTGGGCACCGACCCCGACAGCCTTCTGGCTGTTTGCGACAAATCGCTGTCTCTCAATCCCCTGGAGCGTGAAGCCCGGAACATGCGGGCGATCGCGCTCACCAGGCTGAAGAGATACGAGGAAGCTGAAATCATCCTGCAAAAACTGATCGTCGAAGATCCGGACCACATAGATGCCTATCAGAACTATGCGACGTTGCTGATGGAAGCAGACAGGGGCGAGCATGCCGTCAACTTTTACACCAAGGCGATCATGCTCGATCCGAGCAACCCGAACGATTTCATTCAAAGGGCACGCTGCCGGCTCAAACTGAAGCAGTTTGACCAGTCTCAACACGAGCTTGCCGACGCACTGGAACGTTTTCCCGAAAATTCGGACGTCAAGCACGAAGTCGCACGCCTGCTGTTCTCCATTTCGCGGACACATGAAGGCGTAAAATATGCCGAGGAAGCCGTCGCGGCAGCACCCCGCGACTACCACCGCCGCGTCACTTTGGCAGTTCACTATCTTATGCTCGGACGCGGCAGAGACGCGATCGACACCTTCCTGAAGGCCAAGAAACTGGGGCCGGAGGGTGCGGCCGGTATCGACTGGAACCTGTCACTTGCGTATCTGTCCGAAGGCGACCTTAAGAACGGGTGGGCTATTCATGAGGCACGCTTTGCGGACTCACAGTCTCAGTCGGTCCTTCGCGAGTTTCCGAAACCCACATGGGCGGGCGAAGACATCTCGGACAAGACGGTTCTGCTATGGGGCGACCAGGGCCTGGGCGACGCCTTGAAGAGCGGGACAATGCTCCCGGACATGGCGAAGCGTGCCAGGAAGATCATTTTCGAGGTCTCTGCCAAAGCCATCCCCTTCTATGAGCGCTCCTTTCCGGACATTGAATTCAGGCTTGCATCGGCCGCGCCAGACAAGCAGACCGATGATATCGACTACGATGTAACGGCCAATATCACTGACGTGGCAAAATACCTGCGCAGAAACATCGATGACTTCCGCAAAGCCAAGTATCCTGTTTACAGGTTCGACAAGACCAGGGCCCGCCAATATCTAAGCCGTCTTTCCGGAACAGACGACAGACCCATCATTGGTATTTCATGGCGTTCACGAAACCTGCAGAAATCCCGCGCACGTTATTATCTTTCCGCACCCGACTTCGCTCCCATCATTGATGCGGAAGATGCCGTCTACGTGAACCTGCAATACAACACCGTT is a window of Roseibium salinum DNA encoding:
- a CDS encoding alpha/beta fold hydrolase, encoding MVWTESSPDTARIVEAAGAVLQTQAFGDPSHPPVLLIMGMMASMLWWPDRFCEELAAQKRYVIRYDQRDTGHSTHYPQGQPGYSSSDLTDDAIAILDGYGLASAHLVGMSMGGMLAQEAALRHRERVRTITLISTSPLGVSGLPSSSEAYQVHSAAAEGVDWSDLGAIADFLLRDVAILAGTRHPHDAEAASALIARDMARAPSFASATNHFMLFGEEQGATLHASRIEVPVLVIHGTADPLFPIEHGEAFTRVASNARLHRVEGGGHEIHDRDIDEMVLAIATHTAA
- a CDS encoding winged helix-turn-helix transcriptional regulator, producing MLDNRSGCPINLTMEAIGDRWSLIVLRDVMFGNRHHFRELLENSMEGIASNILAARLKRLVEVGLLSRSDDPSHKQKVIYSLTESAIQLVPVMATIGAWGCRHLPATRELSVRAQLLEEGGPELWEEFMDELRVLHLGASPKSSSSVLQKLTEAYKAAAIATKDELSSTRQHKTGDGGDVESR
- a CDS encoding class I SAM-dependent methyltransferase, which translates into the protein MLNRADFYDAELRRHNRHLRAATRAGIGDRVLDVGCGAGQTTREVARTAAEGSVLGVDISAEMLEIARRRSDEEGLRNVVFEQGDAQPHAFPATSFDLCISRFGVMFFKDAPAAFANIGRAMRAGGRLVWMVWQSQDRNVWSTAIRQALVPKAAASVDVAAPFSLGDPDTAAELLNAAGFTSIEFADVREPVFYGPDVDTAFDALISLYLVKDALARTGEPPEKALRRLRDLLEAHVTTEGVFFDSRAWIITAHRRRSG
- a CDS encoding tetratricopeptide repeat protein, coding for MATQTAPNPVREKLLKGLSYQKSGEFEKAQRQYKQVLKKAPHNADALHLLGVTYRQLGFPKRAIEYIQKAIGTDPNQAPFYANLARAMMDLGTDPDSLLAVCDKSLSLNPLEREARNMRAIALTRLKRYEEAEIILQKLIVEDPDHIDAYQNYATLLMEADRGEHAVNFYTKAIMLDPSNPNDFIQRARCRLKLKQFDQSQHELADALERFPENSDVKHEVARLLFSISRTHEGVKYAEEAVAAAPRDYHRRVTLAVHYLMLGRGRDAIDTFLKAKKLGPEGAAGIDWNLSLAYLSEGDLKNGWAIHEARFADSQSQSVLREFPKPTWAGEDISDKTVLLWGDQGLGDALKSGTMLPDMAKRARKIIFEVSAKAIPFYERSFPDIEFRLASAAPDKQTDDIDYDVTANITDVAKYLRRNIDDFRKAKYPVYRFDKTRARQYLSRLSGTDDRPIIGISWRSRNLQKSRARYYLSAPDFAPIIDAEDAVYVNLQYNTVPKEIEFLSTRAEGRFAHFEDIDLFNDLCAAGDLTAICDLVVSANTSVADMAGILGVPCIRFGPMEPPLLLGQASPPWYPSMKYVRIDESKLAPQMLPDIIGAVQSELKSVYPHLRRERLEL